The segment TAAGTGCCGACGCCGCAGGGAACCCGTCGCTCAGGAAATGCAGGCCGGGAGAGCTTGTTCCTGGGCCAACGTGCTCGTCCTTTTACATGTAAGTgaaattatgtgtgtatgaaggggcgaaattatgtgtgtatgaaggGGCGAAACATGGcaaaggggtgggtggagggggatacAGCCTCCCTCTTTTCAGAACGGCGATTATTTGGGTGTGCTAATCAGTATCGTCTTCAAGGAATAGAGAATTAAATACTTGGCAAACGGATATGTTAGTGTTGAATGCCGTTGTCAAAACAAAGAGGGTTGTTTGCGTTGTTGCAGGTGATTGATAACAATCTTGCAGTGTCCAGCCTAACTGGTGTTACATTAGTCTAAGTAACTGTCTGGTTATTACTTTTTTGATAGCCTAAGTAGTtgcacaagattttttttttcattggctcATTTGatataatgtgcatgtatatgtgttaagggggggggggggtagactcaCTAGTCCTTCTACGTCTatatgtttacctgtctgtctgtttgcctatgttgtatgtacacatattactattgtatttattaatattgctgATTTACTGttcctactattattgttgttttcactaATATTGTTTCATGACTTCCATATCGTTCATATACTTAGCCATATGATTGTTGTTAACATTCAACGTATGTAAAGAACGATTACAGTCTTCTAAAAATAAACAGTTACCCTTATTATTCTCCAATTTTCTATGATAATATTGTACCGAGTAACTTCTCTGTCGAACCCATTTTCTATGATAGCCGTTTTCACGGATAACTCCTACATTTTCCTCGCTTGCAGGTGCGTCGGTAGTATCGGTGGAAGCGAATATGCCACAAGAAAGGTCAAGTTCGAGTGCGCACCCGGCACGGTGTTCAGCGAAGGCCTCGGCATTTGTGTGCACGCTTATGGCTCCACCTGCTTATCtggtccttctcttcctttaccgtcccttgctcctcttcccgtccctgcccccacccctgctcccctgcctccccccggTCCTCCTGCGCCCGTGGGACCCCCGGCACCCGCTCCAGCCCCTGTCGGCCCGTCTACGTGTTCTCCCTATGAGGTCTGTTCGTGAAGCCAAGTTCAAAGCTGTCTTGATGTACTTTGTCACAGATACTATTTCAAGACAGTCATTTCCAAGAAAGCGCActcatttgttaatttattcattcattattattagtagtagtggtagcagtagtaatagtagtagtattactattattattatttttattattaatattattattattattattattattattattattattattattattattattattattattattattattattattattattgatattatctgcAATATGCTCTGTGCATTTTCATTTTAcgtctgcctttttttttctgaactgatGACACGAATTTCAAATACACTTACAGCTAGACCCTACGACCGTGTATGAGTGTATTGAGCCTGGGAGTTTTCCATCGCTAGCTGACTGCTCCCGATTCTACAAGTGCATCGTGACTATGGATTGCATTATCAAAGGTTTGGTCAAGCTAGTTACAGTTTTATGATTttgaatgttaatgttaatgatagtaatgatgataatgatgataatgattatagtaatgataatgatgataatgattatagtaatgataatgatgataatgattaaaatagtgataatgataataatgttaatggtaattgtaatgttaataataacaacaataataataatgata is part of the Penaeus chinensis breed Huanghai No. 1 chromosome 35, ASM1920278v2, whole genome shotgun sequence genome and harbors:
- the LOC125044348 gene encoding uncharacterized protein LOC125044348, with product MCVGSIGGSEYATRKVKFECAPGTVFSEGLGICVHAYGSTCLSGPSLPLPSLAPLPVPAPTPAPLPPPGPPAPVGPPAPAPAPVGPSTCSPYELDPTTVYECIEPGSFPSLADCSRFYKCIVTMDCIIKGFMFRCPKGYLFDTGVRRCHKEELVGMCDRVADAAGQSIVVKPVVELDPDSLDEFFEADFYWDFMTFLPNETQRIVSQPSSFSRGAAPSQLIRLGGN